The genomic interval TAATGATCGCCGGCGTTGTATCCCTATTTGCAGGCGTATTCCTTGTATTCTTTCTTGAATATCTGGGAAATATCAAAGAACCAAATAAGCAAGTTGGTAAAGAGATATAAAAGGCATTGTATTGGCCGGTTGGCTGGGACCCCGATTGCACCCATTAACAAAGGTTACAAATAAACATCTTTTACCAGTTCATGATAAGCCTATGATATACTACCCCATTCAGGCCCTCGTCAATGCAGGGATAGACGATATTCTGATAGTTACCGGGGGCAACAATGCTGGTGATTTCCTGAAACTTCTGGGAAATGGAAAAGAGGGCATTGTTAATTTAGTATAGCTTGCAGGCCATAGTTCCATTTTAGCATTAAAACAGGACTTTCAGAGTTGATTAGGCAAATAGGTCTCAATAGGCTGTAATTATTCAATAAATTAAGCCTGAAGTTGTAGAACCGAACCGTTCTCTATCCGATAACCGAGGGCAGCCAGTATTTGAGATTGCAGCTCATTAGGGTCTTCAATTTGGAATTCAGGGGTTGCGGCCCCCTTGCGCCAGGAGAGGACACTGTTCAGATGGGACATCTCCTCCATGATGGTTTTGGCGCTGTGTTCCCCGCCAAGTTTGAGCTCTAGAAGCCGCAGGCAGGTGAGGGCTACAACGCAGGTGAGCAGATGGCAGCGGATATTGCTGTCGGTCCAGTGAAAAATGGGGTTGACTCTCACATGACAACAGGCTTTGCTTGTTCGGAACTGTTGCTCTATGCGGGCGCGGTCCAGGGAGGCGATGACAATCT from Syntrophales bacterium carries:
- a CDS encoding sugar phosphate nucleotidyltransferase translates to MAGWLGPRLHPLTKVTNKHLLPVHDKPMIYYPIQALVNAGIDDILIVTGGNNAGDFLKLLGNGKEGIVNLV